The genomic interval TGACGGACAAAAAAAACAAATCGGTCATCACCCTGCTTGAGAAAAACACCGATTTTCTGAAGGTGCTGGGGAGCTATCGAAAGGGCACCATCCTGTAACGGCTCCCTTCCGTACGGGAACACGGACAGTCGGAATATACCATCTTTTACGCAAACCGGGGAGCCGATAATCGATCGGCTCCCCGGTTTCATTACAATAAGATTTTGCTTTCACCATTCAACCCGGAGAACAGGCTTCGTCATTTTTCGATTTATCCGATGAACGATGTATCGGACACATCATGACAGGAATTTCCTTGCGTGAAGCATCCCCCGCCGGTAGGCGAAACTGTTTCGTCGCCTCTTCACACACCTATTCCTTATGCCTGTCGGCGGTGATATCGCTCCTGATCTCGATGACGCCGTCGACCTTTCCCGCATCGTCGATGACCGGGACGGCCTTGACGCGCCACTTCCGCCCGTCACTCGATTCGATTTCCCCGACACACTCCTTTTTGCCGGAAAGGGCGGCTGTGACCGGACAGGCGTCCCGGACGGCCTTGCGCTCCTTGAACAGCTTGTGACACTCTTTCCCGATCATCTTCCCTTCGGGAACACCGGTCAGCTCCGCGGCCGCCCTGTTCGCCCACTGTATCCGCAAATCGGTATCGAAATAAACGATGCTCTCCGAAACATTGTCGAGTATCACTCGAAGCTCGCCCGTGGTTGCGGCCAGCTCCCGCTCGATCCGGTCCCGTTCCTTGGTCTCTTTTTTCAGAAGTCTGTCTTGACGTTTCAGCTCCTTGGTCCGCCGTACCACCTCTGCTTCCAGCTCGTCATGGGCGCGCTGGAGGAGTTCCTGGGCAATCCGCTTTTCGGTAATATCCTCGATACAGACCATCACCAGATTCCTGGGCAAAAACGAGCAACTGACCGAGAAGAACCGTGTCTTTCCCGTATTTTTGTCCGTATACTCAAGCTCGCTCTTTTTATTCTCCCGATCCCGGGCGCATTGATGCATCAGGTGGATGATCTCGTTTTTTTCCTTGAATAACAACAGGGCGCTCGTCCCGATATCGGCGCCGTCTGTTTCTCCAATAATTTTATCCGCGGCGTGATTGAAATTAATCAGGGTGAAATCTTCCGGGTCGATCCGAAATGTGAAGGTGGGTACGGGAATTCCTGCATACTGGGCGCGGAGCCGCTCTTCGGAGAGCATTAATCCCTCCTGCATGCGCGTCCGCTCCAGGGCATAGGCAATGGACCTGATGAGGATGTCCGGCGTGATGTCTTTCTTGAACAGGTAATCCTGAGCGCCCTGTTTGAGCGCCTGTATCGCTACGTTCTCGTACTCCCAGGATGAGAGAACGATAACGGGCGCGCCGGGTGCACTGTTTTGAAGGATTTCAATGGTATGTGCATCCGAACCAGTATCCGGGATGATATCGGTGAGGATGATATCGGGTATGATCGAAGAAACAATATCCAGGGCTTCGGCGATATTCCGCACGTGAATCACCTCTATCTGCTCACCCCGCCGTTCATGTATCATCGTACGGATGAGCCGGGCGAATTCAACATCGTCCTCCACCAGGAGTACTATTTCTCTAAACGGTAACATGTGAACCACGCCAACCGGAAATGAGAAAAGAGAGGGTAACGGTCATCTCCGCTCGAAAACAAGAGGACATCTCGCATCCACTTGATATATATATTATATGTATCGCGAACGCAATGACGCACCGTGAAACGATCACATCACATGCGAAATCGATCCTGCAAAACAACAATCGCCCGATCGACGACCACAGGGAGCAGTAACCCCATATGGCGGTAGGATATGTTTCAATATCGCGGAAAATATTCTATCGTCGACTTGTATCAATCTTGTTCGAATCTCACTTTTCGAATTGAAACAGGGGCCGGCAGGCGTCACCCGCCGAATAGGCGTCCCCGGGAAACACGCGGGCGCCGATGGTCTCCCCCATCCTCACCCTTTTCCCAATAATATCCATGTTTACGACGGCGGGGTCCACGTCCACCAGGTTCCCCATGATCCACGGCCCTTCATCCAACTCCACCATCACGACGGTATAGGGGGCCTCGCTCTCTCTGCCGAGGGGAGCCACGAAGTTGACGGTAAATGTCTGAATGACGCCCCGACCACTCAGCTCCTTTACTTCAAGGTCGCCGGCACCGCAGGCCGGGCAGATCATCACCGGCGGCGTGATGACCGCACTGCACTTTGTGCATGTCAATCCCAAAAGCCGGTTTTTTTTGAGTGCTCTGTTATATTCGTCGAATGTCAGCGTATATTCCATGTTACCAGCCCCTCTTGAAAATCATGTTCACAAGCGTCCCCCCGTCTCCCCCCAGGGTGTCGGTCATGCCGATCTTAGCCCCCGGCACCTGCCGCTCGGATTCCACCTCTTCCCGGAGCTGCCGAACGATTTCGTACACCTGGGCGGCGCCCGTGGCGCCGATGGGGTGGCCCTTGGACTTGAGCCCGCCCGACGGATTGATGGCGATCTTCCCGCCGATATCCGCCTCGCCCTTCATCCATGCGTCCCCGGAGGTGCCGTAATCGAAAAATCCGAGGCTTTCGGAGGCGATGAGACTTGCGATGGAAAAACAATCGTGCAGCTCGCAGACGTCAACGTCCTCCGGACCGATACCCGCCATCTCGTATGCCCGCTTTGAGGAGAGCTCCCGGGAATAGATGCGCGGCAGGGTATCCTTCTGGCCGGCCAGGGGGCCGGCGGAGGCCTGACCCGCACCGATGACGTAAACCGGCTTGTCGGTGAGTTTTTCGGCTGCCTTCTCAGAAGCCAGCACTATCGCCGCCGCGCCGTCGGAAAAAGGGCAGCAGTCATGCAGCTGAAGCGGCGTGGCTACCGTGAACGAGGAGAGTACGTCCTCCACGGTAACCTCCTTTTGCATCTGGGCCTTCGGGTTGTGCATCCCGTGGCGGTATGACTGGACGGATACCGTCGCCATTTGTTCCTTGAGCAGTTTCAGCGGCACATCGTATCGCTTCGCATAAAGATGCGCCAGCATTGCGAATACACCGGGGAAGGTGACGCCCGACGGGAATTCGTAACGGCTGTCGCTGAACATGGCGAAGGTCCTGGTGGCAAGCGGCGTTCCCATTGTGGCTGCGCGCTCCACACCGCCGGCCAGGACAAAATCATACTGGCCCGACGCCACCCACATAAAGGCGTCCCGCACGGCCATGGACGCCGACGCACAGGCGCCGTCGTACTTATTTGCGGGAATCCCAGGGCATCCGATGTTTTGGGCGATGAACGCCTGAATCATCCCCTGGCCTTCGCAGAAATCTCCCAGGGCGTTGCCCAGAAAGAGCGCCTGTATATCCGCAGGTGTAATGCGGGACGCGGCGATGGCCTCGGACGACGCCTCGGCAAACAGCTCCACGCCGGTTTTTTGTTGGGGACCGGTGAATTTCGTCTGCGCCACACCAAGCACGATGACATTTCTCATATTAAATATTACCGTTGGTTTTAGAGATATAACAAGAAAAAAACAGGACACGGGCCGTGGACCCCCGCCCGAAGTCACACAAATGTTTCTACATCCTAACATTGACACGGGGAAAAAACAAACAGAAATCAGCAATCACGGGCGATATGTCAAAATCGAGACATCTATTGAGCAGGGAGTTCCAGCGGGTACGGGGTATTTTCGTGTTCCCCGATTATATACCATACGCAGGCGATACGAGATATTAAAATGACACGTCGCGTCCGGGCAATCCGTGCGTCGTGAAACCGAGACATTCATCGGCGTGTGTTGTTGATCCACCGCTGAGCACACCCGACAATCACAGGGTTTTATACGGTGAGGATCGCATCAGCGAAAAAAGACGCGCCGCCGAATGTATCCGACTCCCCTCTCAGGGGGCTTTCTGGAAAGAAGCCCCGGGGTGTATCCGTCTGTCGTTCAATCGAAAACGACACGGCACCGGCGGCATACACCCGCGAAGGCTCTCGATACACCAGTTGCGTGCGGATGAGTCACTACTGAATATCCAGGATCGTCATCACGCCGAAGTGATCGGACGGGTGCTGACCGTCGACCGGCTCATCCAACACGATCCGGCTTTCCAGCACATTTTCCGCGGTCAGGCTTCCCCCGACGAATATCAGGTCTATCCGGTATTGGGCGAAATAGTCGATCTGATCGCCCACGCTCATGGTATCCTTTATCGGGACATAGTAATCGATGATGTTCAGATTCCTCTCCGGATCCCACGTATAGCCCGAATCGTCCGGGTTCACCAGGCTGTAGGTGTCTATGAACCCGGCATCGATGATCTGCTGGATCTCAGGAGAGACCACCTCGGCGTTGAAATCGCCCATCAGGATGATCGGCGCCCCCTCGGGCACAATCTCATCGATGAACGCGAGAATCCCCCGCACCTCTTCGGCCCGACGCTCGGCCTCGATCTTGATTTCCTCGACCTCAAAGAGGTACTCCTCTTCGGTCATAAGGCCCGTTTGGTACATCTCCTCGAGCTTCTCATAGACCCAGGGCTGGTTGGCGGCACTGGCGTGGATATGGGCGTTGAAGATATAGACATCCCGTCCCCCGACTTCCACGATGCCGCATATCACCTGGCGGGATTCTTTCGTGTGTACGGTGACACAATTGCCGGTGATACCGCCTCCGGACAGCTTCCCCTTGCCGCCGTCTTTCAGACTCAGCCCCTCCCGGGCAAAGATGACGTCCCCTTCCCGGTAATTGACCGGTATCCCGAAATTGCCGATACGTATCCCGCCCATCGCCACATGATGCACATACTCCATCCCCAGTCCCTTTGCGATGAACTTGGCGTTTCTCGGAAGCTTCGTGTTTTCGTTCGTGGTCAGGATATCCGGGGCCAGATCCCGAAGCTGATCGAGCTGTTTGTCGTATCGCACGCTCCGCACGTCGTCGCTTTCGTATTCACCGAATTTGAATACCCCCTCGTAATCCAGGCCGGACCAGATGTTCAGGGTGACAACCTTCAACTCCTCTGCGGATGCGAACGGAATAGTGAACCCCGACACCAACAGCAACACCACAGCGGCGGTTACAATCCGTTTCATAGACACTCTCCTGATTAAAAAATTTACACATTTTATACATTTCTCGTCCCGATTGTCAATCAAAGACGCACACCATTGCGTATCCCGACCTCTACTTTTCACATCCTTTGATTTGAGTCGTTCGGCGCCGTGCCGTCCGTGCCGATCGGATCTTTTCACAGAAAAAATCGGGTGTTGAAAACGTGGCGGGTATTCTGTACACTAATATATATAGTGAATGGATACGGTATCCACCGATCCCTTTAAAGGGGGTATACGTATGAAGCGAATCACTCACAAGTGCGGCGTGTTCGCCTCCCTTGTCGCCCTGGGCGTCACCCTTGTCATCGCGTCGCCCGCCCGGGCGGTCACCACGGTCTCCATCGATCAGCCGGGATCGTTTACCGTCAGCGCGGGCATCGACGGAAGCTGTATGCCCGCCCCCCTTGTCTTCACCATAGGAGAGGGGCTGACGGCGAAGGATTTCAAGGTGTCCTCCATCGACTCCGGATACAACTGCGTCACCGGGGCGCCGTCGGACCTCATGGGATTCGAGATCGAGTCGAACGGTCAGGACATCCACAGCGAGACCATATACAGCAACCGTCCCCCGGATGTCTATTACCAGCCGCTGTCGAAGCTGATCCTGCAGCCCGGCGCCTATACCCTGTACGCATACGGGGGTCGGAGCGCGTACGTGGTGCTGGAGATGACCGTTGAAAGCATCGCCTCCACACCCACCCCGACACCCCCCGGAGGAACCACTCCGTCAGTGCCGTCGACCCCCGGCGGAACCACAACACCCTCGCCGACATCCCCCGGTGGAAACAGCGGCCCTGTGGCGACGACCTTTGGCGGGGGCTGGAACACCGACTGGTGGGGCAGGCTGAACCTCACCGTCAGCGGAAACTCAGTCTCCGGGACCTACGAGGAAAGCGCCGGCCGGGTGACCGGCACCCTCTCCGCCGACGGCAAAACCATCGACGGGTGGTGGTCGGAAGCCCCGGATTATGATCCTCCGGGGAGCGCCGGCAAGTTCGTGCTGACCCTCTCGGCGAACGCCCAGAGCTTCACCGGCTGGTGGTGCTTCGGGAACTCCACAGAGAGCTCTTTTACCATTACCGGCTCCCGGATCGAGTAGCCCCCCGGCCGGCCGCACGGGCCGCCGGCCCGCACACAGCCCCCTCCCTTCGGTATGGAGGGGGAGAGGTGATGCATATCCCCCGCCCCGGGTGAAGAGGAGTGAGAGGGTATCCCGTCCCGACGTGACGGGTTATATACATCTTTATTCTAATTGTAAAGGGTGGCGATTATGCAATCGAGACGAATCGGCGGGAATTATCTTTTAACACTTACGATACTGCTTTTTTTCACGGCATGGGGATGGGTGGCCGCAGCCGGGGAACCCTCCCCCCTCCCCGAAGGATGGACACACTACTCCTCCCCCGAGGCGGGATTCAGTTTCGCCTGTCCGGGGTCGTGGACCCTTGCGGAGAGCCGCACCGGCGAGCCGGCCGCGGGCTTTTTGATCCGGGGAAACGGCCTCGCAATATACACCAACTTCCTGGGCGGGTTCGAGCAATACATCGAGGTTGAGAGCCGTAGTGTCTCCCTGGCCGGGGGTGAGGAGGTGATCCTGAGCATCAACCGGGAGGAGGCGATGCTTCCCGGAGACATGATAGAAGATCCGAACCGCCGCCTGATCCTGGTCTCCCTCCCGGATATCGGCCCCTCGGGGCTCTTGGTTTACTCCTATGACGTCACCGTCGAGCCCAACGCGCCGGACACCATCGAGACCCTCCTTTCCACGTTCACCATTCTTGATTCATCCCCCGGCGCGGGGGACATCCCCGCATCATGGCGGACTTACACAAGCAGTGACTCATCCCTCACCTTTCGGTATCCGCCGGATTGGGAGATCATCTCTGATTTCGTATACGAGACCGCCGGGGGGGCGGCGGCCGATGTCCCCTCCATCGAGCTGGGAAAAATCGGGAATGAAAACTCCAACGACTGGATCAGGATCAACCCGAGGCAGTTTCAGACCGAATACGGCACCTGCCTGGAGGCGGGGAAGCACACCGTGTGCACATACAGCTCCGATCCGGCGGTCGTCTCCATCATGGAGTTGATCGTATCGAGCTTCTCTATTGCGGACTGATCACCGGAGACATCCGTACAAAAACAAATCCGCCGGAGAGAGCGGCCCTTCCCCCGAGGGGAGGTGACGCCGCATCTCCGGCGATGTGCTTCTTCAACTATGTACGCCTCAGACCGGGTGCGCTCTCCCACCCCCCGTCGCCTCCTAACGCGCGCTCTCGATTTTCCGCTTGATCTCCTCGAACCGCTCGGCGGTCAGCTCATACTTCGAAAACGGGATGAAGCTGATGAGCACCACCAGGGCCGGCACCAGGCAGAACATGATCCTGATGCCGGTCTCCACGCTGTCGGGCTGCGCGCCCTCCAGAGTGAAGCCGGAGAGCTTCAGGGCGAAGCCCACGATGGCCGGGCTGACGGAGTAGGCGATCTTCTGGCCCGCAGACCACATCCCAGAGAACACCCCCTCCCGGCGCAGGCCCGACTGCATCTCGTCGTACTCGACTGTGTCCGGCAGCATCGAGAACGGAAAGAGCTGGAAGCTCGAAAAGCCGATGCCCGCGACGAAGATCTGGGCGTAGAAGAGCTTCAACTGGGATGCGTCGGTGAAAAAGAGCGAGGCCATGCTGACGATGAATATCACCAGGCCGACCACATACGCCTTGATCTTGCCGAGGCGTTTTCCCACCTGCACCCAGACCGGGATGAAGATGATGGCCGTGACCAGGAACACCGGGAACGCCGTGGTCATGGCGGTTTCGGGAAGGGCCATGGCGTAGATGACGTAATAGATGAATCCCGCCATGAGGATGCCGATGGCCAGGGCCTGGAAGAAATAGCTCGATATCAGCATCAAAAAGGGGAAGTTCTTAAACGCGATGACGATCTGCTCTTTTATGGGCGGCGTCTTTTCCACCGCCGGGATGGACGCGGCCTTCCTGGTGCCGAAAAAGCAGATGAGGCACGTGGCGACGATGACAACGCCGAAAATGATTCCCATGAAGCGATAGCCCGCCTCACCGCCGCCCCCCATCTCCACCAGCGGCATCGCCAGCCCCCCGGCCAGGAGCGCCCCGACGGACGCGAATATCATCCGAAACGACACAAGCGACATCCGCTCGTTGTAGTCGTCGGTCATCTCCGGCACCATGCTTGAATAGGGCACATTGATGACCGTAAAGGCGGTGCACCCCAGGACAAAGAGGATCGACACATGCACCGCCCGCATGATTTCCGATGTGTAATGGGGCGCCATGAACAGGGCAAAGAAGGTCAGGCCGAAGGGCACGGCGCCGTAGAGCAGATAGGGGCGCCGTCTCCCCATGGATGATTTCGTCTTATCCGAGATGACGCCCATCATCGGGTCGGACACCACATCCCACAACTTCGGGAAAAAGAGGGCCATCCCGGCCACCGCCGGGTCCACGTTCAGGACGTTGGTGAGAAAATAGAGCAGGTACATGCCGGTGGTGACGATGAAAAAATTACTGGCGATATCGCCCACACCGTAGCCGAGCTTGATCCCGAAGGGGAGCCTCTGTCCTCCGACGGTATCCGTCCGGTCGCCGGGATTCGTGATAGTGTTTTCGGTCATATCCAGGTCCTCCATCGGCCGGTCCTCTCCGGCATATACGTGTGAGAAAACAAAACATCCCCTCCACCGCCTGCCCGAACCGAACGTCCCGCCGCCTTCATTTTCGAAATTCACCTGATGGATGCGTCACCTGAAGGAAGGATACGATATCCCCCTTACGGCGGGATGTTTCTGCCTTTTTACGTCTTTTATGGTCGGCGTGTCAAGAATTCTTTATAAAATACATCATTTTTTGTCTGATGTTTCACGGACGATTTTCTCCATATTCTCTATCCCATTTCCTGTTTCGGGCAGGGATTGAAACACAGATCCGTACCCGCATTCCCTGTGCGTTCCAAACATGGACATCGATGGGGCGGCACTGCACACGAAAAGGTCCCTCATTTATCGACATCGATACGGGATTGTCCATCGCCGAAACCCGGCAATGTATCTGATGTGTCTTCACGGCGGGTGGAGGTATTAAACAAAAAAAAGACCCTCCGTCGGAGGGTCTTTTTATATACATTCCCATGTCCGGTCGGCCTGGGATTGAAGCCGATCCGCCGTCTCGAGGTTATCTCGAGCTATTGCCGCTGTTCCCCATGCTGCTGTTGTTGCTTCCACTGTCTGCTCCCGGTCCGCCCTTTGATTCGTCATCGCCGTCGTTGCCGTCCTTGTCGCTGTTGGGGCCGCCGTTTCCCTGTCCCGGATTGTCGCCGTCAATACCGTCTTCGTTGTTGCCGTGACCCTTGTTGTCGTTCCCATTATCGTTGTCGCTGTCGTTGCCGCCGCTGCTGTTGCTGCCGTTGTTACCGTTATTGTTTCCGCTGTCGGCTCCCGGTCCGCCCTTCGATTCGTCATCGCCGTCGTTGCCGTCCTTGTCGCTGTTGGGACCGCCGCTGCCCTGTCCCGGATTGTCGCCGTCAATACCGTCGCTGTTGTTCCCATGACCCTTGTTGTCGTTCCCATTATCGTTGTCATTCCCATTATCGTTGTCGCTACCATTGTTGCCGTTGTTGCCGCCGTTATTGCCGTTGTCGTTGCCGCTGTCGGCTCCCGGTCCGCCCTTCGATTCGTCGTCTCCGTCGTTACCGTCCTTGTCGCTGTTGGGGCCGCCGCTTCCCTGTCCGGGATTGTCGCCGTCAACACCGTCTTCGTTATTGCCGTGACCCTTATTGTCATTATTGTCATTATTGTCATTGTTGTTATTGTCGTCGTTGTTGTCGTTATCGTTGTCGTTATTGTTGTCGTTGTCGTTATCGTTGTCGTTGTTGTTATCGTTGTTGTCGTCGTTATCGTTGTTGTCGTTGTTATCGTTGTTGTCGTCGTTATCGTTGTTGTCGTCGTTGTCGTTGTTGTCGTTGTTGTCGTCGTTATCGTTGTTGTCGTCGTTATCGTTGTTGTCGTTCTGATCGTTATCATCACTGTTCCCGGCCGATCTATTTGAGCTGTTTGAATTATTTAATGATAAACCGCTGTTTGGATCGACGCCGAACGATCTCGGCGACCCGTCATCGGGAGAGCCGTCATCCAGCAGATCGCTGATGGATATGACATCCGACGTCACGAACGCCAGCACCACCGTATCCACGTCCAGTTCCATACACTCCTCGGCGAAATCATCTTTCGCATATCGCTCGACCATTCCGTCGGCCCTTACCACCGCCAGGTCGAACATCCGCTGTGCATCTTCGCTGTGCATGACGGACGTAAATCTATAATCTTCATACGCCTCCATGCTTTCTGCGGATATGATATTCTCATCAAACAGTATGCTCGCCGGGTCGTACTCGAGCAGACAGTAATCCTCGGTTGGAATCACACCCCGCAGGGGAACGAGCCTGTCGTCCGCGTCATTGCTCATCCGGGCGATGTCGCGGATCGCATCGTCGTCCAGGACCTCGGAGTACCCGAGCGCATCAAGATTCACCGCGCTGATGGGTGACCCATGATCATGCGCATACACCGGCAGCACCAGTATCAATGAAAAGGCCGCCATTAAAACCATCGTCTGTATTTTTTGAGCGTTCATTGTGTTCACCTCTTGTTTCAATCTTAATCATGATTACAATATACTCCCCGCCGGACATTTCATCCATTCTCCATTTGTATGATTATTCTTCCACGGATGTAGTATTTGGGATAAAAACGGCGAAATGCGACGGGAACCGCCGGGATTTTGGGTGAACCAACGCATTGCGGTGTGGCCCCCCACCCGCGGCACGGGCCGAACGACGGTGTATGCCGGGCACGTACGAGGTGCGCGGAGAGAGGATCGCGCCCGTCTTCCTCCCGGTTTTCTCGGGACATCAATCGCCCGGGATGGTACAATGTGTTTTTTATGTGACGGGATCGGGG from Candidatus Zymogenaceae bacterium carries:
- a CDS encoding PAS domain-containing protein, with amino-acid sequence MLPFREIVLLVEDDVEFARLIRTMIHERRGEQIEVIHVRNIAEALDIVSSIIPDIILTDIIPDTGSDAHTIEILQNSAPGAPVIVLSSWEYENVAIQALKQGAQDYLFKKDITPDILIRSIAYALERTRMQEGLMLSEERLRAQYAGIPVPTFTFRIDPEDFTLINFNHAADKIIGETDGADIGTSALLLFKEKNEIIHLMHQCARDRENKKSELEYTDKNTGKTRFFSVSCSFLPRNLVMVCIEDITEKRIAQELLQRAHDELEAEVVRRTKELKRQDRLLKKETKERDRIERELAATTGELRVILDNVSESIVYFDTDLRIQWANRAAAELTGVPEGKMIGKECHKLFKERKAVRDACPVTAALSGKKECVGEIESSDGRKWRVKAVPVIDDAGKVDGVIEIRSDITADRHKE
- a CDS encoding Zn-ribbon domain-containing OB-fold protein produces the protein MEYTLTFDEYNRALKKNRLLGLTCTKCSAVITPPVMICPACGAGDLEVKELSGRGVIQTFTVNFVAPLGRESEAPYTVVMVELDEGPWIMGNLVDVDPAVVNMDIIGKRVRMGETIGARVFPGDAYSAGDACRPLFQFEK
- a CDS encoding propanoyl-CoA acyltransferase encodes the protein MRNVIVLGVAQTKFTGPQQKTGVELFAEASSEAIAASRITPADIQALFLGNALGDFCEGQGMIQAFIAQNIGCPGIPANKYDGACASASMAVRDAFMWVASGQYDFVLAGGVERAATMGTPLATRTFAMFSDSRYEFPSGVTFPGVFAMLAHLYAKRYDVPLKLLKEQMATVSVQSYRHGMHNPKAQMQKEVTVEDVLSSFTVATPLQLHDCCPFSDGAAAIVLASEKAAEKLTDKPVYVIGAGQASAGPLAGQKDTLPRIYSRELSSKRAYEMAGIGPEDVDVCELHDCFSIASLIASESLGFFDYGTSGDAWMKGEADIGGKIAINPSGGLKSKGHPIGATGAAQVYEIVRQLREEVESERQVPGAKIGMTDTLGGDGGTLVNMIFKRGW
- a CDS encoding MFS transporter, which codes for MTENTITNPGDRTDTVGGQRLPFGIKLGYGVGDIASNFFIVTTGMYLLYFLTNVLNVDPAVAGMALFFPKLWDVVSDPMMGVISDKTKSSMGRRRPYLLYGAVPFGLTFFALFMAPHYTSEIMRAVHVSILFVLGCTAFTVINVPYSSMVPEMTDDYNERMSLVSFRMIFASVGALLAGGLAMPLVEMGGGGEAGYRFMGIIFGVVIVATCLICFFGTRKAASIPAVEKTPPIKEQIVIAFKNFPFLMLISSYFFQALAIGILMAGFIYYVIYAMALPETAMTTAFPVFLVTAIIFIPVWVQVGKRLGKIKAYVVGLVIFIVSMASLFFTDASQLKLFYAQIFVAGIGFSSFQLFPFSMLPDTVEYDEMQSGLRREGVFSGMWSAGQKIAYSVSPAIVGFALKLSGFTLEGAQPDSVETGIRIMFCLVPALVVLISFIPFSKYELTAERFEEIKRKIESAR